In Labeo rohita strain BAU-BD-2019 chromosome 16, IGBB_LRoh.1.0, whole genome shotgun sequence, one DNA window encodes the following:
- the LOC127178191 gene encoding E3 ubiquitin/ISG15 ligase TRIM25-like, with protein sequence MAEARVFQDEFMCAVCLDLLKDPVTIQCGHSYCKSCITDCWDQEDQMRVYSCPQCRQTFRPRPDLSTNTMLTEVVEKLKKTKLPADYDAGAGNVQCDVCTGTKYKAIKSCLVCLESYCQTHFDRHEEFHSRKPHKVIDAPGRLQEMICQKHEKIFEVFCRTDQKCICVLCMDEHKNHDTVSAAAQRTEKQKQLKETQKMFQQRIQQREKDLQELKEAVESHKRSAQTAVEDSERIFTELIRSIERSRSELIRLIRDQEKRAVSRNEGRLERLEQEINDLRRRDAELEQLSHTQDHIQFLQSFQSLSAPPEFTDINDDPSISLFSSDGLRESVHQLRDKVEDFCKEELKKISDRVTFTNIVPRTRNDFLQ encoded by the exons ATGGCAGAAGCCAGAGTTTTTCAGGATGAGTTCATGTGTGCAGTGTGTCTGGATCTCCTGAAGGATCCAGTGACCATCCagtgtggacacagttactgtaagagctgtattacagactgctgggatcaggaggatcagatgagagtctacagctgccctcagtgcagacagaccttcagACCAAGACCTGATTTATCTACAAACACCATGCTGACTGAAGTAgtggagaaactgaagaagaccaaacttcctgctgactATGACGCTGGAGCTGGAAATGTGCAGTGTGACGTCTGTACTGGAACAAAATACAAAGCCATTAAGTCCTGTCTGGTGTGTCTGGAATCTTACTGTCAAACTCATTTTGACCGTCATGAGGAATTTCATTCACGTAAGCCACACAAAGTGATTGATGCCCCTGGACGTCTGCAGGAGATGATCTGCCAGAAACATGAGAAGATCTTTGAGGTTTTCTGTCGCACTGACcagaaatgtatatgtgtgctgtgtatGGATGAACATAAAAACCACGACACTGTATCAGCTGCAGCACAGAGGACAGAGAAACAG AAGCAGCTGAAGGAGACACAGAAGATGTTCCAGCAGAGAATCCAGCAAAGAGAGAAAGATCTTCAGGAGCTGAAAGAGGCTGTGGAGTCTCATAAG cgctctgcacagacagcagtggaggacagtgagaggatctttactgagctcatccgctccattgagagaagCCGCTCTGAGCTGATACGGctgatcagagatcaggaaaaGCGAGCGGTGAGTCGAAATGAAGGACGACTGGAgcgactggagcaggagatcaaTGATCTGAGAAGGAGAGacgctgagctggagcagctttcacacacacaagaTCACATCCAGTTCCTGCAG agtttccagtctctctcagcACCTCCTGAATTTACAGACATTAATGACGATCCCTCCATTTCTCTCTTCTCTTCTGATGGTCTGAGAGAATCTGTCCATCAGCTGAGAGACAAAGTGGAGGATTTCTGCAAAGAGGAGCTCAAGAAGATCTCAGACAGAG TCACATTCACCAACATTGTTCCCAGGACCAGGAACGACTTCCTACAAT GA